The genomic DNA GTGAAATTGTAGTATCGGTGAAGATGCCGATTACCCGCAGCGGGACGAAAAGACCCCGTGAACCTTTACTATAGCTTAGTATTGTGTTTGGATAAGTAATGTGTAGGATAGGTGGGAGACAAAGAAGCGGCCTCGCTAGGGGTTGTGGAGTCATCGTTGAAATACCACCCTTTGCTTATCTAGATTCTAACTCAGCAATGAGGACAGTGCTTGGTGGGTAGTTTGACTGGGGTGGTCGCCTCCAAAAGAGTAACGGAGGCTTCTAAAGGTTCCCTCAGCACGCTTGGTAACCGTGCGAAGAGTGCAATGGCATAAGGGAGCTTGACTGAGAGACATACAGGTCGATCAGGTACGAAAGTAGAGCATAGTGATCCGGTGGTTCCGCATGGAAGGGCCATCGCTCAAAGGATAAAAGGTACTCCGGGGATAACAGGCTGATCTCCCCCAAGAGCTCACATCGACGGGGGGGTTTGGCACCTCGATGTCGGCTCGTCACATCCTGGGGCTGGAGAAGGTCCCAAGGGTTGGGCTGTTCGCCCATTAAAGTGGCACGCGAGCTGGGTTCAGAACGTCGTGAGACAGTTCGGTCTCTATCTGCTGTGGGCGTTAGAAATTTGCGTAGATCTGACTCTAGTACGAGAGGACCGAGTTGGACTGACCTCTAGTGTACCAGTTGTTCCGCCAGGAGCACTGCTGGGTAGCTACGTCGGGAAGGGATAAGCGCTGAAAGCATATAAGCGCGAAACCCACTACAAGATGAGATTTCTTTAAAGGGTCGTTGGAGATTACAACGTTGATAGGCTATAGGTGTAAAGGCAGTAATGTCATAGCCGAGTAGTACTAATAACCCATAGGCTTATGTATGGTCTTCCCCTCCATGTGAGGGGAGGATAGACTCTTTATAATGATTTGATTAGGATATTTTTTTACTAATATGTTAACTTTTACAGTTGGAATATACTGAACGATTTAAGGTGATTATAGCGATGGGGCTCACCTCTTACCATTCCGAACAGAGAAGTTAAGCCCATTAGCGCCGATGGTACTGCCACAGGTGGGAGAGTAGGTCGTTGCCTTGCTTTTAAAGCTCTTAGTTAAAAAACTAAGAGCTTTTTTTATGGAATTTATTTCCAAAAGGAATGCACTAGATATAAGGGCTTTTTAAGTTTTAAACTAGGCTAACTCCTTTGAATTATATTAAAGGCTGGTAGCCCTTTTTATAGGGCTGACAAGCATATCTAAAGAAGATTAAGAGAATTAGTTTGCGATAAGCTATAGGAAGGTGCTGCAAAAACGATAAAATTGTTATGATTTATTAAAAAGAGATCTAATGGAATTGATAGAGTTTGATTAGGTCAATTTTAAGTTATTAGATGAAGTACTATGATTTAATGTGAGTTCGATGTAATACTTAATGAATATTCGTTAGCTTATTCGTTTTAAGCTGTACTAACCAATCAGTTTTCATGGTAAAACAGATCTTATAAAAAAACATAATCATCTGATTAATAGTTAGCAGATAGAAAGAATGTGAAATAAGCTATTGCTATTAATCAATGTTTCAGATTATTTTCTTAGGTCGAACTTACGTTAATTGAAGCTAGAATTTGCAATGGATGAAAGAGAAAATAAAGAAGAAGCTGCCTAGAAATAGGGCAACTTCTCTTAATAAGCAAATTTCTAAATAGTTGAAGCGAGTCAATAAGGAGTCGTTTCAAAATTAGAGTTATTAAAATTCATAACTAAAATGCCACCCTCCAAAAAATCTGAACTCCTTGCTGATCAAACTTCCTACAGTAGGACCTAAATGTAGCTGGCCTATATGAAAAGCAAATTCAGACTCTAAATAGGCTGAAATTTCAGTGTCTTTATGTGTATTAGGCAATCCAATGCTAGGACCAAAGTTGAGAGTTAAAAAAGACCAAGGTTTATGACTTACCAAGCCAGCTATTTCATGGCCGATAGTTTCATGGCTTTCAAAAATAGCAGAATAGCCAATTCCATAAGCCCATTTATGAGAATTCCAATAAGTGAGATGAGCTTCTATTGCGGGATTCCAAATTTCATGTTTTGGAGTGTAAATTGAGAGTCCTGATAAAACAATTTCCCAACCAGGCTCTTTAATATTTTCTGCACGGTGTTCATTGCTATGCTCTTGAGCAAATAGCGTATGGAATGAACAAGCAAGAAAAAGAATTGTTAGTTGTTTTTTCATAAGAGTTACTATATTGTTAAGATGATTGAATAACTTGTTTCATTTTTTTAAGAATCCCCATAATACCGAGTCTGTTTAACATTCTTTTTTCCATACTCCAGAAAAAAAGATATTGTCCGAATAAAGTGCCTATAATGACTAATAGTAGTTGATAAAGCACAAACATGACTAGTATTCTTAGGGTGAGAAATAAAATTGGATTTAAATGAGTAGCATTGATACCTAAGAATTGTAAGATAGGTTTAGCCAACCAAACTGACAAGGAACCATTGATGGAAAAGACGAGTAGAATGATTAGTAGTTGAAAGTTGGAAGTGATTCCCCATTTTTTCTTTAGTTTTTGAATCATATTTTTTATTAGATATTTCAAAAAAATAAGGCTAAGTGGACTACCTAATAAATTTGGGACTAATTTGATCAAGCCGCTTTGTTAAAATTCATTCTTATTTTGACTTCCATTTCTAAAGGGGAAATATACCCTAGGCTAGAGTGAAGTCTTTCGTTATTATACCAATTTATGTAATCTTCAATACTGCTGAATAATTGTTTGTAAGAACTATATTTAAAACGGTATAACCATTGGTGCTTAATTGTCTTAAAAAAGGATTCAGCTACAGCATTATCCCAACAGTTTCCCTTTCTACTCATACTCTGTGTTATTTTTCTATTAAAAGAAAATAAGTTAGTTATTTTATTAGAAGCATACTGCACTCCTCTGTCTGAATGAAAGATAAACTTATTTGTAATAGCTCTATTATTACTTGCTAAATTCCACGCCTTCATTATTGTATTTTCAGTGGTCATATCTTTACTTAAAGACCATCCAACTACCCTTTTATCTGCTAAATCTATTATTGTTGTTAAATAATTCCAATGATCATTTACACGTATATAAGTAATATCAGAAACCCATTTTTCTCCTAATTTTAAACTTGTAAAATTTCTATCTAATTCGTTTTTAGCAATCGATAAATTATGATTGGAATTAGTAGTCGCTACATATTTCCTTTTTAGAATACTTTTTAGTCCTAGTTCTTTCATTATTAGCCCAATGTAAGAACGTGCATAAACTAAACCTTCTCTTTCCAACATTTTTTGAATACGATAGCTTCCGTAAATTTCTCTACTTTGTTCGAAATGAAATTTAATTCTCTCTTTGAGTAAAACCTTAGAGGGTAGTACTTTTATTACATCCTTGTGTTTTAACCAATAGTAATAAGCATTTTTTCTAACTTTCATACATTTACACATCTTCTCAACAGGATATACACTTACATTTTTTAAAATGAATTGATATCTCATTTGTCGCTCTTGGAGAAGATGCTCACTGCCTTTTTTAATATATCGCGTTCTAACTTAACCTCTCTAAGTTCTTTCTTTAGAGCTTTTAATTCTTGCGCTTCTACCGATAACTCACGTTTCTTAGAGAAATCTCCAGATTTAGCTTCATACTCACGTTTCCAACGTCTTATGACTCCGTCATTAACACCGTATTCTTCACTAAGAGATTTTGCTTTTCTTCCTGATTTTAAAAGCTCTACTAGCATTACTTTAAAATCATTATCATACTTTTTTGCCATAATTCAAATATACTATTTATGGACTCAATTAATTCGTCTCAACAAATGTAGACATTCCAAAGGTTTATGATAAAATCTTAGCCTTATAAAGAATTGGCTTTATTTTTTATGATTTGAAAGGAAATTCAGCTCTTACCATATCTTTTCCAATGGCATGACATGATACACAACCTTTTACACCATTTCCGAGTGCAGCTTTCTTAGAGATGTCTTTATTATCTGTGACTTCATACCAAAACCATCCATTACCGCCATCGGTTTTATTTCCTGTTTTGGCCATTACGGACCATCCATAAGGGGTACCATCTTCTTTGTATTGTTCTTTTACAGCGTAAGATCCGAGGGGATGCTCTGTGTTTCCTGCTTTTAAGGAATTAGCTAATTCATCACTCATAAATGTTCTTACGGTTTCATGAGGGCCTGATGATGTATGAGTTCCTTTCTCTTTATTTTTTAATTGCTTATACTTTCCGCTTTGTAAAAAGGCAAATAATTCCTTTTCGCCCAAAGGAATTCCTATGGTTACCTTTGGAGTAGGAGCAGTAGGATCCCAAATACCAACTTTTTTGGTTCCTTCATGGGCAGAAGCAGTTCTTTTGGCGGCATTTTCAGGGTTTACATTAGCACCAATACCTTTAGCAGCTCTTAATACTGGATAGTATTGTGTAAAAATATAATCATCAGCAGCATTGACTTCATGACAAGCCACACATTTTTCTGCAGGTAAATGTTTGGTCGCAGCTTTTAAAATACCTGTTTCTTCGTTGGTAAAACTATAAATAGTCCAGTTACCAGGTTCATTAGGAAATCTTTTTTTATCTTTTAATTCAGCTTCAAGGCCAATAAAATCACCTTCAAAATATCCTTTTCCACTAACAGCACTTGTAGCTCCTACGCTAACTAATTCTTTAACGATTATTGTTTTGTCTCTAAATTCACCCGTTTGCTTCCAGTGTTGGTAGCTAACAGGATCAATATAAACATTGTGCATTTCGGGGAAAGGAGCTTTTCCTCCATTCAAGTCATTAGGAGTAACTGGAGTTCCAACGAATACCCAGCTTCTATAATCAGTTGGTCTTATAAGCTCATTTTCGTTATTGAATGAATAAAAAACTTTGTCTTTCATGTCTGAAGAAGCCGTTTGAGTACTATTATCTCCACAGGAAATAAAGGTAATAGCAAATAGTGCTAAAATAAATTTTGTTAATAATTTGTGTTTTTGTAGCATAATTTAATGTAGATTAATGATGTTTTTTTAACAAATTTACTAGGGATATCTTATTAAAGAATTGGACTTTTTTCATTATTTATATATTTTTGGAAGTAATTCCTAAACTCTAGGGCGGTTACCCCTGTGTTTTTTTTGAAAAATCTAGAGAAGTAAGCAGGGTCTTCAATGCCTATTTCATAGCCAATCTGATTGATGTTTCTATTAGTGGAGGCAAGTAGGTGTTTGGCTTCTTTTAAAAGCTTAGATTTGATAATACTACTTGGTTTGGCATAGCCTTTTCTATTGAATATTTCCAATAGTTTTTTAGGAGGTATGACCATTTGTTTAGCATAGTCGGTTACTTGGTGTTGTTGTTTGTATTGTTGGTTTACTAATGTTGTAAAAAGTTCAATTTCTTTATTGTAGTCTAAAATTTTTAAGCACACGCATTCTAAGATAATTTGATTGATTAAAGTACTAATTGTTTGTTTTTGTTCTTGATTGATATTTTGATGTTCAAAGAGTATTTTTAAGGAGGTGAAGTAACTTTCAACATTGTTGTTATCAAAAGTAATTATTTGAGAGGAGTTGATATCTCCGTACACATTCATTCTATTATTAAAAAGAAGAGAAACAAGCCTAATGGGATCTTTTTTATTGCTTTTCCTTATGGTTAATTGTGCTACTTTATTAATTCTTCCCTCTGAAATAATAATGTCGTCAGGCGTTGAAAAAACTAAAGAATTTCCAGTAATATTTACTTTATTATAGTTGATGTAAACTTTATCTGTAGGTGTAAAAAACCAAAATAGACGATGTGTTTCCATATCGTTTATCAAGTTGATTGGTTTGCCTTGAATTAGAGAGAAACTTAAATCATTATAATGATACATAGTATTTTTTTGAGTATTTTTAAATGTTTTCATTCTTTTTTACTCGTGTTTGTTTTTTGTTAATTAAAATGGCAAATAAGCTTATAGTAATAGAAAAAAGGAGCCAGCAGATAATTTCTGTAGGAATAGGAGCAGCGTGTCCAGCAGCATAAGAGTGAAGCCCTGATAAAAGGTGGTTTACTCCTAAGTAAGTCATAAGAATACTTGCAAAAGCAAATATTGATGCAATACTAAAAGATAATGTTCCTCTTAAAGTAGGAACAAATTTCATGTGTAATACGAACGCATATACCATAATGCTAATAAGAGC from Tenacibaculum maritimum NCIMB 2154 includes the following:
- a CDS encoding DUF6787 family protein, yielding MIQKLKKKWGITSNFQLLIILLVFSINGSLSVWLAKPILQFLGINATHLNPILFLTLRILVMFVLYQLLLVIIGTLFGQYLFFWSMEKRMLNRLGIMGILKKMKQVIQSS
- a CDS encoding IS3 family transposase (programmed frameshift); this encodes MAKKYDNDFKVMLVELLKSGRKAKSLSEEYGVNDGVIRRWKREYEAKSGDFSKKRELSVEAQELKALKKELREVKLERDIFKKGSEHLLQERQMRYQFILKNVSVYPVEKMCKCMKVRKNAYYYWLKHKDVIKVLPSKVLLKERIKFHFEQSREIYGSYRIQKMLEREGLVYARSYIGLIMKELGLKSILKRKYVATTNSNHNLSIAKNELDRNFTSLKLGEKWVSDITYIRVNDHWNYLTTIIDLADKRVVGWSLSKDMTTENTIMKAWNLASNNRAITNKFIFHSDRGVQYASNKITNLFSFNRKITQSMSRKGNCWDNAVAESFFKTIKHQWLYRFKYSSYKQLFSSIEDYINWYNNERLHSSLGYISPLEMEVKIRMNFNKAA
- a CDS encoding helix-turn-helix domain-containing protein; this translates as MKTFKNTQKNTMYHYNDLSFSLIQGKPINLINDMETHRLFWFFTPTDKVYINYNKVNITGNSLVFSTPDDIIISEGRINKVAQLTIRKSNKKDPIRLVSLLFNNRMNVYGDINSSQIITFDNNNVESYFTSLKILFEHQNINQEQKQTISTLINQIILECVCLKILDYNKEIELFTTLVNQQYKQQHQVTDYAKQMVIPPKKLLEIFNRKGYAKPSSIIKSKLLKEAKHLLASTNRNINQIGYEIGIEDPAYFSRFFKKNTGVTALEFRNYFQKYINNEKSPIL
- a CDS encoding cytochrome P460 family protein, with translation MLQKHKLLTKFILALFAITFISCGDNSTQTASSDMKDKVFYSFNNENELIRPTDYRSWVFVGTPVTPNDLNGGKAPFPEMHNVYIDPVSYQHWKQTGEFRDKTIIVKELVSVGATSAVSGKGYFEGDFIGLEAELKDKKRFPNEPGNWTIYSFTNEETGILKAATKHLPAEKCVACHEVNAADDYIFTQYYPVLRAAKGIGANVNPENAAKRTASAHEGTKKVGIWDPTAPTPKVTIGIPLGEKELFAFLQSGKYKQLKNKEKGTHTSSGPHETVRTFMSDELANSLKAGNTEHPLGSYAVKEQYKEDGTPYGWSVMAKTGNKTDGGNGWFWYEVTDNKDISKKAALGNGVKGCVSCHAIGKDMVRAEFPFKS